A DNA window from Paenibacillus sp. HWE-109 contains the following coding sequences:
- the nadE gene encoding ammonia-dependent NAD(+) synthetase — protein sequence MSLQTEIIAKLGVKPEIDIDEEIRKRVDFLKNYVLGANANGLLIAISGGIDSAVAAGLCKQATDELTAEKGKEYKTVGVFQPYGQQVDIEDSYAVAKAFDLKHQIENNIEEAVDEIAIEVEYGLKHIGVHQHVSRGGKGNIKARTRMVMQYALAFELGLIVVGTDHASEAITGFFTKYGDGAVDITPLSTLNKRQVRSLAAKLGVPQSVLDKAPTAGLWDGQTDENELGITYGDNSDYLEGKQISAEAQEKLEKQYLKTEHKRIPIPGI from the coding sequence ATGAGTTTGCAAACTGAAATTATTGCTAAGCTTGGCGTGAAACCGGAGATCGACATTGATGAAGAAATTCGCAAACGCGTGGATTTCCTGAAAAATTATGTGCTGGGTGCAAACGCCAACGGTCTGCTGATTGCAATCAGCGGCGGCATTGACAGCGCGGTAGCGGCTGGCTTGTGCAAGCAAGCGACGGACGAGCTGACAGCGGAGAAGGGCAAGGAGTACAAAACCGTTGGCGTATTCCAGCCTTACGGGCAGCAAGTCGATATCGAAGACAGCTATGCGGTGGCGAAGGCGTTCGATTTGAAACATCAAATCGAGAATAACATTGAAGAGGCTGTCGATGAAATCGCCATTGAAGTTGAGTATGGACTCAAGCATATCGGCGTGCACCAGCATGTCAGCCGCGGCGGCAAAGGCAACATCAAAGCGCGCACGCGCATGGTGATGCAGTATGCGTTGGCTTTTGAACTGGGCCTGATCGTTGTCGGCACAGACCATGCCTCTGAAGCGATCACAGGCTTCTTCACCAAATATGGCGATGGAGCGGTTGATATTACACCGCTGAGCACGCTGAACAAGCGCCAAGTGCGTTCCCTTGCAGCGAAGCTGGGCGTTCCGCAGAGCGTTCTGGATAAGGCGCCTACAGCTGGTCTATGGGACGGCCAAACGGACGAGAATGAGCTGGGAATTACATATGGCGACAACAGCGATTACTTGGAAGGCAAGCAAATATCGGCTGAGGCGCAAGAGAAGCTGGAGAAGCAATATTTGAAAACGGAGCATAAACGGATCCCGATTCCAGGTATCTAA
- a CDS encoding aldo/keto reductase — protein sequence MRIMPLEKRGISNSRIVFGCMGIGGEWNNAPYTKEDYIIAEKAVEAALSIGITMFDHADIYKRGKSESIFGEILKKRPDLRDQIILQSKVGIRFQDEVNPQRFDFSKGHIISATDGILQRLGVEHLDVLLLHRPDPLMEPEEIAEAFNTLRSAGKVRHFGVSNMSSAQIRFIQNSLPEPLVVNQLEMSLARIDWVEQGILVNQKDGLGVNFADGIMEHCQMADIQIQAWGPLAQGKFSGSVPEDAPDTIANTAILVQKMATEKETTPESIVLGWLMKHPARIQPVIGTSSAKRVLACEDAVRIAETMTREEWYTLLESSRGARMP from the coding sequence ATGAGAATTATGCCGCTTGAGAAACGCGGAATCTCGAATAGCCGGATTGTTTTCGGTTGTATGGGAATTGGCGGAGAATGGAACAACGCCCCTTATACCAAAGAAGATTACATCATTGCTGAGAAAGCAGTGGAAGCTGCCTTATCCATAGGCATTACCATGTTTGATCATGCCGATATTTATAAAAGAGGCAAATCCGAATCTATTTTTGGCGAAATCCTCAAAAAAAGACCTGATCTACGCGACCAAATTATTCTCCAATCCAAAGTTGGTATTCGCTTTCAAGACGAAGTGAATCCACAGCGCTTTGATTTCAGCAAAGGCCATATCATCAGCGCGACGGATGGGATTCTACAGCGCCTCGGTGTAGAACATTTGGATGTGCTTCTGCTGCACCGTCCTGACCCGCTTATGGAGCCGGAAGAGATCGCAGAAGCCTTCAACACGCTGCGTTCCGCTGGAAAAGTGCGGCATTTCGGGGTATCCAATATGAGTTCTGCCCAAATTCGCTTCATTCAAAATTCACTGCCTGAGCCACTCGTAGTGAATCAGCTGGAGATGAGCTTGGCTCGCATCGACTGGGTTGAACAAGGCATCTTGGTCAATCAAAAGGACGGCCTCGGCGTGAACTTTGCTGATGGCATCATGGAGCATTGCCAAATGGCCGATATTCAAATTCAAGCTTGGGGCCCGCTGGCCCAAGGCAAATTCTCCGGCAGCGTGCCGGAAGATGCGCCTGACACGATCGCAAACACAGCCATTCTCGTACAAAAAATGGCTACCGAAAAAGAAACAACACCAGAATCAATCGTTCTGGGCTGGTTAATGAAACACCCTGCGCGTATTCAGCCGGTCATCGGTACATCCTCAGCTAAGCGTGTCCTTGCTTGTGAAGATGCTGTGCGCATTGCCGAAACCATGACACGCGAAGAATGGTACACACTGCTCGAGAGCTCCCGCGGCGCTCGCATGCCATAG
- the acpS gene encoding holo-ACP synthase, with translation MIKGVGTDLVEIARLRKMLEGSSGERFLERILTAPERELAQKRRGRLAEFASGRFAAKEAIVKAIGCGIGKQIGFQDIEVLPDALGKPVCQVREEALLRAGLIGSHRIHISITHTESMAAAYAIVEQV, from the coding sequence ATGATTAAAGGTGTCGGAACAGATTTGGTTGAGATAGCACGACTGCGCAAGATGCTCGAGGGTTCGTCAGGCGAAAGATTTCTGGAGCGGATTCTGACGGCTCCAGAGAGAGAGCTGGCACAGAAGCGCCGGGGGCGGCTTGCGGAGTTTGCTTCCGGCCGTTTTGCCGCCAAGGAAGCGATTGTCAAAGCGATTGGTTGCGGAATTGGCAAGCAAATTGGCTTTCAGGATATTGAAGTGCTGCCGGATGCTCTAGGCAAACCGGTTTGCCAGGTGCGGGAAGAGGCCTTGCTGCGGGCAGGCCTAATAGGCAGCCACCGCATCCATATCAGCATTACGCATACGGAATCGATGGCTGCCGCCTATGCGATTGTGGAACAGGTGTAA
- a CDS encoding c-type cytochrome, whose amino-acid sequence MLKMNKQACADAASLNANKPRTARRRITAALILAPMVLALAACGGTSGSTSGGSATPKAPAATAASESNPAYVKAQELFTTNKCISCHGVDLSGKAGAKTNLQKVGSKLSSEQIANQIKNGGGGMPVYKTKLSDEEIGLLTDWLSSKK is encoded by the coding sequence ATGCTAAAGATGAACAAACAGGCTTGCGCAGACGCCGCAAGCCTGAACGCAAACAAGCCGCGCACGGCGCGGCGTCGTATCACTGCCGCGCTCATCCTCGCGCCGATGGTGCTCGCGCTAGCCGCATGCGGCGGCACTTCGGGCAGCACTTCGGGCGGCAGCGCCACCCCGAAGGCCCCGGCCGCAACCGCTGCAAGCGAGAGCAACCCTGCGTACGTGAAGGCGCAGGAGCTCTTCACTACGAACAAGTGCATCAGCTGCCACGGAGTAGATCTGTCAGGCAAAGCCGGCGCCAAGACGAATTTACAAAAGGTCGGCAGCAAGCTGAGCAGCGAGCAAATCGCGAATCAGATCAAGAACGGCGGAGGCGGCATGCCCGTCTACAAAACGAAGCTATCCGATGAGGAAATCGGACTGCTCACGGACTGGCTCAGCTCCAAAAAATAA
- the mutY gene encoding A/G-specific adenine glycosylase, whose protein sequence is MYSEEQKQYFSTNLLNWYHTHKRDLPWRRSKNPYYIWISEVMLQQTRVDTVIPYFHRFIDQFPTVEALATAPEENVLKAWEGLGYYSRARNLQTAVREVHERYGGIVPQTKEEISSLKGVGPYTSGAVLSIAYNKPEPAVDGNVMRVLSRYFLIEEDIMKPSTRTVMEKLARELILDGTASDFNQALMELGAMVCTPRSPHCLTCPVMAHCSARDAGMEEALPIKKKAKPPRPELRAVALIAGTGENEGKWLIRQRPQEGLLARMWELPHVAWEPGDWLSDEENGHVLRQSLADQEQLLIQPDEWFMDTEHIFSHIVWKMKVYRAKLGDVNRPGHEGAWIPFHYRWVGPEDLQQYAFPNVFLRIMKEWQERDAE, encoded by the coding sequence ATGTACAGCGAAGAACAAAAGCAATATTTTTCCACTAATTTACTGAATTGGTATCATACACATAAACGTGATTTGCCTTGGCGAAGAAGTAAAAACCCTTATTATATATGGATTTCCGAAGTCATGCTGCAGCAAACAAGGGTGGATACGGTGATTCCGTATTTTCATCGTTTTATTGATCAATTTCCAACTGTTGAAGCTTTGGCGACAGCGCCGGAGGAAAATGTATTGAAGGCTTGGGAGGGTCTGGGCTATTATTCGCGGGCAAGAAATTTGCAAACTGCAGTCCGCGAGGTTCACGAGCGTTATGGCGGCATCGTTCCGCAGACGAAAGAGGAGATCTCTTCCTTGAAGGGTGTTGGACCCTATACGTCTGGAGCGGTGCTAAGTATCGCATACAATAAGCCAGAGCCGGCTGTAGATGGCAACGTAATGCGGGTTTTATCGCGCTATTTTCTCATTGAGGAAGATATTATGAAGCCCTCGACGCGAACCGTCATGGAGAAACTGGCGCGTGAACTAATCCTCGATGGAACGGCTAGCGATTTCAATCAAGCGTTGATGGAACTAGGGGCTATGGTATGTACGCCTCGTTCGCCGCACTGCTTGACGTGTCCGGTGATGGCGCATTGTTCTGCGCGGGATGCAGGGATGGAAGAGGCGCTGCCAATCAAGAAGAAAGCCAAGCCGCCGCGTCCTGAGCTGCGAGCTGTGGCTTTGATTGCGGGTACGGGTGAGAATGAAGGAAAATGGTTGATCCGGCAGCGTCCGCAAGAAGGCTTGCTGGCTCGAATGTGGGAGCTGCCGCATGTGGCTTGGGAGCCTGGCGACTGGCTTTCCGATGAAGAAAATGGTCATGTGCTGCGCCAAAGCCTTGCCGATCAAGAGCAACTTCTAATCCAGCCCGACGAGTGGTTTATGGATACGGAACATATTTTTAGCCATATTGTGTGGAAAATGAAAGTATACCGCGCCAAGCTGGGCGATGTGAATCGGCCAGGACATGAGGGGGCATGGATTCCTTTCCACTACCGTTGGGTAGGACCGGAGGATCTGCAGCAATATGCTTTTCCGAATGTATTCTTGCGAATCATGAAGGAATGGCAGGAGCGGGACGCGGAATAA
- a CDS encoding Crp/Fnr family transcriptional regulator, with protein MKTIISLLHNVPLFQQLTEDDLLGIAPLFTEKKVKKGSILFFEGDAGGEFFLIKSGVVKIYRLDEAKEIILALFRDGDFFGEMSLIGSHQTRSATAETLESCTLYILKHSDFSQYMEKSPKLLFKLLETTMNRLRQANEQIYDLTFLGVRSRIMKTIIRLSEQHGVATPDGLLINVKLTHQQIANMVGTVRESVTKVLQELLDDECIQIDKKLITLRNVDAIKNEIR; from the coding sequence ATGAAAACCATCATTTCTTTGCTTCACAATGTTCCCTTATTTCAACAACTCACCGAAGATGACTTACTGGGAATTGCGCCTTTATTCACGGAAAAAAAGGTCAAGAAAGGCAGCATTCTATTCTTCGAAGGAGATGCTGGCGGAGAATTTTTCCTCATTAAATCCGGTGTCGTCAAAATCTATCGTTTGGATGAAGCCAAAGAAATTATCCTTGCCTTGTTTCGAGATGGCGATTTCTTCGGTGAAATGTCCTTGATCGGCAGCCATCAAACCCGTTCTGCCACCGCCGAAACGCTAGAATCATGCACGCTTTATATATTGAAGCACTCCGATTTCAGTCAATACATGGAAAAGAGCCCGAAGCTCCTTTTCAAGCTGCTTGAAACAACCATGAACCGACTTCGCCAGGCTAATGAGCAAATCTACGATCTAACCTTCCTCGGGGTACGATCCCGCATTATGAAGACCATTATTCGACTTTCCGAGCAGCATGGCGTGGCAACGCCGGATGGGCTTCTGATTAACGTCAAACTGACCCATCAGCAGATTGCCAATATGGTGGGCACTGTCCGTGAATCAGTCACCAAAGTTCTGCAGGAACTCCTCGACGATGAATGCATTCAGATTGATAAAAAGCTAATCACCTTGCGAAATGTAGATGCCATTAAAAATGAGATTCGCTAG
- a CDS encoding superoxide dismutase: MAHQLPALPYANDALEPHIDAKTMEIHHDRHHNAYVTNLNAALDKHPALHEKSLNDLIADLNSLPEDIRTAVRNNGGGHANHSLFWETIAPNAGGAPTGALAAAIESELGGFEKFKADFAAAATTRFGSGWAFLAVDKAGKLKVYSLPNQDSPIFEGETPILGLDVWEHAYYLNYQNKRPDYIAAFWNVVNWSEVGKRYDAAK, from the coding sequence ATGGCACATCAATTACCAGCTCTTCCGTACGCAAACGACGCACTAGAACCACATATCGATGCAAAAACAATGGAAATTCACCACGACCGTCACCATAACGCATATGTAACAAACTTGAATGCAGCTCTGGACAAACACCCAGCTTTGCACGAGAAATCCCTTAACGATCTGATCGCTGACCTGAACAGCCTTCCTGAAGATATCCGTACTGCTGTTCGCAACAACGGTGGCGGACACGCGAACCACTCCCTTTTCTGGGAAACAATCGCACCTAACGCTGGCGGAGCACCTACTGGCGCTTTGGCAGCAGCTATCGAGAGCGAGCTTGGCGGTTTTGAGAAATTCAAAGCTGACTTCGCTGCAGCAGCTACTACACGCTTTGGTTCCGGCTGGGCTTTCCTTGCTGTTGACAAAGCTGGCAAATTGAAAGTATACAGCTTGCCGAACCAAGACAGCCCGATCTTCGAAGGCGAAACGCCAATTCTTGGTCTGGATGTTTGGGAGCATGCTTACTACCTGAACTACCAAAACAAACGCCCTGACTATATCGCAGCGTTCTGGAACGTTGTGAACTGGTCTGAAGTTGGCAAACGTTACGACGCAGCGAAATAA
- a CDS encoding PAS domain-containing protein, producing MSIDHRLANESLFKQAFKYAPIGMALVHLNGDMLETNPAICSLLGYSEAELITMTFHDITHPEDLELDCLYLSELLACQRETYQLVKRYLHKEGHVIRALLAVSLVKDEDHNPQFLIAQVIDQTDHKHIESCLEEKERMRMMSKLEEIRALSLIISENVLDIITIATPDCITRYISPAVRRLLGYEPEEMVGTKLTTLWHPDDLEDFLQRGLFKDGDVDILECRIRHNEGHYVWFETRVKMICDEQGIVAQVVGIGRDITMRKQAEAELRATKERLESFIDHNIDPVMMINLAYDVVKINLAFEKTFGWTSPEIVGVNVFNFPFIPEASRPGCLQALEQRQPYYLETIRKKKDGGELPVMVSLFTMRDESGIHSGWAVTLRDLTAHKQTEALLINSEKLTIAGQLAAGIAHEIRNPITAIKGFMHLMRSGKSEKQMYYDIVSSEIERIEMILSELLILAKPQLIHSECKDLRALLNQVTTLLESQANMNNVQILMDFEPCNTYVQCDENQLKQVCINFIKNAIEAMPHGGDLFIHLKSNHTDRILLRFIDHGCGVPEQILAKLGQPFFTTKEKGTGLGFMVSKKIIENHHGTVTVISTENKGTTVEVSLPTVPKNRTN from the coding sequence ATGTCCATTGACCATAGATTAGCAAACGAATCTTTATTTAAACAAGCTTTTAAGTATGCACCGATTGGCATGGCTCTCGTACATTTGAATGGCGATATGCTAGAAACCAATCCTGCGATCTGTTCCCTGCTTGGCTATTCGGAAGCCGAATTAATCACAATGACGTTTCACGACATTACACATCCGGAAGATCTGGAGCTCGATTGTCTTTATTTGTCCGAATTGCTTGCTTGCCAAAGAGAAACCTATCAACTGGTCAAACGCTATTTGCATAAAGAAGGACATGTCATTCGGGCTTTATTAGCCGTTTCACTTGTTAAGGATGAGGATCATAATCCACAATTTCTAATTGCTCAAGTTATCGATCAAACCGACCATAAACATATAGAAAGTTGTTTGGAAGAGAAGGAACGCATGAGAATGATGTCCAAACTAGAAGAAATCCGAGCCCTGTCGCTCATTATTTCGGAAAATGTGCTGGATATCATAACAATTGCCACACCGGACTGTATAACCCGTTATATATCTCCGGCTGTTCGACGTTTGCTTGGATATGAACCGGAAGAAATGGTCGGAACCAAATTAACAACCCTCTGGCATCCCGATGATCTTGAGGACTTCTTGCAAAGAGGGCTGTTTAAGGACGGCGATGTTGATATCTTAGAATGTCGTATTCGCCATAATGAAGGACATTACGTTTGGTTCGAGACTAGAGTCAAAATGATATGCGACGAGCAAGGAATTGTCGCCCAGGTCGTTGGCATTGGCCGGGATATCACCATGCGCAAGCAAGCTGAAGCCGAGTTGCGCGCAACCAAAGAAAGACTTGAGTCTTTCATTGATCACAACATCGATCCCGTTATGATGATTAATTTGGCCTATGACGTGGTGAAAATTAATCTAGCTTTTGAAAAAACATTCGGCTGGACATCCCCTGAGATTGTTGGCGTCAATGTCTTCAATTTCCCTTTTATTCCCGAAGCTTCTAGGCCAGGCTGCCTCCAGGCTCTTGAACAACGGCAGCCCTATTACCTCGAAACAATCAGAAAGAAGAAAGACGGCGGCGAACTACCCGTGATGGTTTCGTTGTTTACCATGCGGGATGAGTCTGGCATACATAGTGGTTGGGCGGTTACTTTGAGAGACCTAACAGCTCACAAGCAAACGGAAGCGCTATTAATCAATTCAGAGAAACTAACCATCGCAGGTCAACTTGCTGCAGGGATTGCTCACGAAATCCGCAACCCGATTACGGCGATCAAAGGTTTCATGCACCTCATGCGATCAGGCAAGTCCGAGAAACAAATGTATTACGATATTGTCTCTTCCGAGATTGAGCGCATCGAAATGATTCTCAGTGAGCTGCTGATTTTGGCCAAACCGCAGTTAATTCATTCCGAGTGCAAAGATCTTCGTGCTCTTTTGAACCAAGTCACAACCTTGTTGGAATCCCAGGCGAATATGAATAATGTTCAAATCCTAATGGACTTCGAGCCATGTAACACTTACGTTCAATGTGACGAAAATCAACTGAAACAAGTGTGTATCAATTTCATAAAAAACGCGATCGAGGCCATGCCCCACGGGGGGGACCTGTTCATCCATCTCAAAAGCAATCATACCGACAGAATCCTGCTGCGTTTTATTGACCATGGATGCGGGGTTCCTGAACAGATATTAGCTAAACTGGGTCAACCCTTCTTCACAACGAAGGAAAAAGGAACGGGTCTTGGCTTCATGGTGAGCAAAAAGATCATTGAAAATCACCATGGTACTGTAACGGTTATAAGCACAGAGAATAAGGGTACTACAGTAGAGGTTAGTCTTCCGACTGTTCCTAAGAATCGAACCAACTGA
- a CDS encoding TetR/AcrR family transcriptional regulator: MRKGEQTRLHIIMKSAELFNEKGYTGSTIQDIMNATGLTKGGIYRSFANKDEIALEAFAYAGQVLWGHFAEAVEGASTATGKVIAMCDVYSDTVHNPPLKGGCPFLNTAVESDHSFPILRERALGAYEQMLGFIQGILQKGVAEGEFRTDLPAESVASFIFSAIEGGIMASRLSRDNKHVGYAKANIELLLTSFKK; the protein is encoded by the coding sequence ATGCGCAAAGGTGAACAAACCCGACTGCATATTATTATGAAATCTGCGGAGCTCTTTAACGAAAAAGGCTACACAGGTTCAACTATACAAGATATCATGAACGCAACAGGCCTAACGAAGGGCGGCATTTATCGCAGCTTCGCTAATAAAGATGAGATTGCACTCGAAGCTTTCGCCTATGCGGGGCAAGTACTTTGGGGACATTTCGCGGAGGCTGTTGAGGGTGCCTCTACGGCAACGGGTAAAGTTATCGCGATGTGTGATGTCTACAGCGATACCGTTCATAATCCACCGCTTAAAGGCGGGTGCCCTTTTCTCAACACAGCGGTAGAAAGCGACCATTCCTTCCCCATTCTGCGCGAGCGAGCGCTGGGCGCTTATGAGCAAATGCTCGGTTTCATCCAGGGCATTTTGCAGAAGGGCGTTGCTGAAGGCGAGTTCCGAACCGACCTCCCTGCTGAGTCTGTGGCTTCCTTTATTTTCTCCGCCATCGAAGGCGGCATCATGGCCAGCCGTTTGAGCCGGGATAATAAGCATGTCGGCTATGCCAAAGCGAATATTGAACTGCTGCTAACTTCTTTCAAAAAATAA
- a CDS encoding DUF2306 domain-containing protein — protein sequence MAKQAASKKNYIYPLVLTVLILYMAYVTLMNLFVDPQATVFLSRKIDLKRPMNLPIWLDVMHIHVGAACLAMLTGILNFSQTLLRIARKFHRVNGYLYVIAVFVVVLTSGYMAPYTTGGKINSVAFNLVSMVWFAMTIAAIVQIKRKNIIKHRKWMVRSYVFCFTNLFIHLISFILYEGAGLKYELSYTMGVYGAILLNFILAELVIRFVYRKIPNVAAQANRKEQ from the coding sequence ATGGCGAAACAGGCTGCATCGAAAAAGAACTACATATATCCGCTTGTACTGACCGTTTTAATCCTTTATATGGCTTATGTAACGTTGATGAATTTATTCGTAGATCCGCAAGCAACGGTATTTCTGAGTCGCAAAATCGATTTGAAACGTCCTATGAATCTACCCATTTGGTTGGATGTCATGCATATCCATGTAGGCGCCGCTTGCCTGGCTATGTTGACAGGGATCCTCAACTTCTCGCAGACCCTTTTGCGCATCGCGCGCAAATTTCACAGAGTAAATGGCTATCTTTATGTTATTGCCGTGTTTGTGGTTGTCCTAACCTCGGGTTATATGGCGCCTTATACGACCGGCGGGAAAATTAATAGTGTGGCTTTCAATCTGGTGAGCATGGTCTGGTTTGCTATGACGATTGCAGCCATTGTGCAAATTAAGCGCAAGAACATCATCAAGCATCGCAAGTGGATGGTTCGCAGCTATGTCTTCTGTTTCACGAATTTGTTCATCCATCTCATCAGTTTCATTCTCTATGAAGGCGCTGGTTTAAAGTATGAATTAAGCTACACCATGGGGGTTTATGGAGCCATCCTGCTTAACTTTATTTTGGCTGAATTGGTGATCCGCTTTGTGTATAGAAAGATTCCGAACGTGGCAGCCCAAGCGAACAGAAAGGAGCAATAG
- a CDS encoding MFS transporter, which yields MAFSWKRNLITLWIGVFFCGMAYTISIPFLPIFLHTELGINKGLEAWSGITFGITFLASALIAPYWGSLADKYGRKPMLIRSGFSLSVLYFATFFVHDPYLFLGVRILQGLLAGFVPASIALIATNTPEKEVGYALGVMSTASAAGSVIGPLVGGFVSHWVGNRESFLVSGCVVLVAAFIGLFGAKETNFNRSAARSGVVDDLKSAAHNRPFMMILGVTMLVATSVMIVEPLLTIYVLQMGGSQGSASLTSGIIFSAVGIATVIAAPRWGKLGQKITYSKTLFIGLLGGGIGNLLQLGTHHLLAFGILRFSYGLFFAAVYPALNALIVKFTDPSFRGRAFSLNQSATQLGTMSGPIIGGFLGGWIGIPLVFAVNGLALISVAFFFKHRGPKVKAVPSAE from the coding sequence ATGGCATTTTCATGGAAACGAAATCTCATCACGTTATGGATCGGTGTCTTTTTCTGTGGGATGGCGTATACGATCTCTATTCCTTTTTTGCCTATTTTTTTGCACACAGAACTCGGCATTAATAAAGGGCTTGAAGCATGGTCAGGTATCACATTCGGCATCACTTTTCTGGCAAGCGCTCTAATTGCCCCTTACTGGGGCTCCTTGGCGGACAAGTATGGCCGTAAACCGATGTTGATTCGCTCCGGCTTCAGTCTGAGTGTGCTTTATTTTGCGACATTTTTCGTACATGACCCTTATCTGTTTCTGGGTGTGCGAATTCTTCAAGGACTGCTGGCCGGTTTCGTCCCGGCTTCCATTGCATTAATTGCTACGAATACGCCGGAAAAAGAAGTCGGCTACGCGCTGGGCGTCATGTCAACAGCAAGCGCCGCCGGAAGCGTAATTGGTCCGTTGGTGGGGGGATTCGTCAGCCATTGGGTGGGCAACCGGGAATCGTTCCTCGTCTCTGGCTGTGTTGTCTTGGTTGCGGCTTTCATTGGGCTCTTTGGAGCCAAAGAAACCAACTTTAACCGCTCGGCTGCGCGATCAGGCGTGGTGGATGACTTGAAGTCGGCTGCGCATAATCGGCCTTTCATGATGATTCTCGGCGTTACCATGCTGGTAGCGACCTCGGTCATGATCGTGGAGCCGCTGCTGACCATCTACGTGCTCCAAATGGGCGGCAGCCAAGGCTCGGCTTCGCTGACTTCAGGAATTATTTTCTCCGCGGTAGGCATCGCGACCGTGATTGCAGCGCCGAGATGGGGGAAGCTCGGCCAAAAAATCACCTACTCCAAGACTCTGTTTATCGGCCTGCTGGGCGGCGGGATAGGGAATCTCTTGCAGCTAGGCACCCATCATTTGTTGGCTTTTGGCATACTGCGGTTTAGCTACGGACTGTTTTTTGCAGCCGTGTATCCCGCTTTAAACGCGCTTATCGTGAAATTCACCGATCCCAGCTTTCGAGGCAGGGCGTTTAGCCTGAATCAATCAGCTACACAGCTAGGGACGATGAGCGGACCGATTATCGGCGGCTTCCTGGGCGGCTGGATTGGAATCCCGCTTGTTTTTGCGGTCAATGGTCTGGCGCTCATCAGTGTCGCGTTTTTCTTCAAGCATCGCGGACCGAAGGTGAAGGCTGTTCCCTCAGCAGAGTGA
- a CDS encoding GNAT family N-acetyltransferase, with translation MHVRSFQLGDTSSVTTLLQDVLSESCYEETMEAFARQLSWDTELVLIAQEESQIVGIIIGTIDNNNGYYYRIAVATEYQRKGIGKALIESMKARFLQRNVHKIMVTVDVHNEMVLPVYESVGYSTSDFSRAAHRLSIVKKVSV, from the coding sequence ATGCATGTTCGTTCATTTCAACTTGGTGATACTTCTTCCGTGACAACACTTTTGCAGGACGTTTTATCGGAATCCTGCTATGAAGAAACGATGGAAGCATTTGCTCGTCAACTTTCTTGGGATACGGAACTTGTTCTGATCGCTCAAGAAGAATCGCAGATTGTTGGCATCATCATCGGGACCATCGATAACAACAACGGCTACTATTACCGCATTGCAGTTGCCACAGAGTATCAACGTAAGGGTATCGGCAAGGCCTTGATCGAGTCCATGAAGGCAAGGTTCCTCCAACGGAACGTGCACAAAATTATGGTAACGGTAGACGTCCATAACGAAATGGTACTACCTGTGTATGAGTCAGTAGGTTACAGCACATCTGATTTTTCACGGGCCGCACATCGTCTAAGTATTGTGAAGAAAGTCAGCGTCTAA
- a CDS encoding DUF402 domain-containing protein, with product MDNFAPYVIKSFKHDGHLHRMWLTNWRVPQHILHAAHKQQEMMVFINSQTKIQEADGKEWVSRIPGVSFFIPKMWFNIVALIEEAGVRYYCNVASPMYVIQQVLTYIDYDLDVIRMPDRSVHIVDQDEYERHKLNYHYSPLVERKVQEGLAAVLELVNADKPPFQDEMVLYYYEQWEKHKNGGA from the coding sequence ATGGATAATTTCGCGCCTTATGTGATAAAAAGCTTCAAACATGATGGACATCTTCACCGGATGTGGCTGACGAATTGGCGGGTTCCGCAGCATATTTTGCATGCCGCTCATAAGCAGCAAGAAATGATGGTTTTTATCAATAGCCAGACCAAAATTCAGGAAGCTGACGGCAAGGAATGGGTAAGCCGTATTCCAGGCGTTTCTTTCTTCATTCCCAAAATGTGGTTTAACATTGTAGCTCTAATCGAAGAAGCAGGCGTTAGATATTATTGTAATGTAGCTTCTCCCATGTATGTCATCCAACAAGTTTTAACGTATATCGACTATGATCTTGATGTTATACGCATGCCGGACCGTTCTGTGCATATCGTGGATCAAGATGAATATGAACGCCATAAGCTGAATTATCATTATTCGCCGCTTGTCGAAAGGAAAGTTCAGGAAGGGCTTGCCGCAGTTCTCGAACTGGTGAATGCAGACAAGCCTCCTTTTCAAGATGAGATGGTGCTGTATTACTATGAACAGTGGGAAAAGCATAAGAACGGAGGAGCATGA